Genomic segment of Caproiciproducens sp. NJN-50:
AGATCGAAGAGGGGATCAATGCGATCGGGCATTCGCTGGTTCCGACGCTTCGAAATCTGCAGAAGGTCTGCGACGGAAATTACGGGGAATATATTCATTTGGGCGCAACCACGCAGGACATCATCGACACGGGTTTTATGATGGCAATCAAGCGCGGCTTTCAGGTGATTTATCAGGATCTTCGCGATGTGGAGGAAGCCGTTCTTCAGTTGACGGACCAATACGCGGATACCGTCATGGCGGGCAGGACCCACAGCCAGCAGGCGATCCCGATCACGTTCGGTTACAAGACGGCGGTCTGGGCCAGCGAGATCCGGCGCGACATCGAGCGAATGAAAGAGTGCCGCAAACGAGATTTTGTCGGAGAACTGGCCGGTGCCGTCGGAACCATGGCGGGGTTCGGGGACAGGGCGGTCGAAGTCAGCGACCGCACGATCTTAAGGCTGGGACTGGATATCCCTGAAATCGCGTGGCATTCAAGCCGGGACCGGATGGCGGAGATCGTCAGCGTCCTGGGGATGGTCAGCTGTACGCTTGGCAAAATAGGAAACGAGGTCGCCAGCCTTCAGCAGACGGAAACCGCGGAACTGGCGGAAAAGTTCAAAAAGGGCGCGGTGGGCAGCAGCACCATGCCGCATAAGCGGAACCCCGTGATTCCGGAAACATTACATACTCTTGCGAGGCTCGCAAAGTCCAGCATGTCGGCTTCTTTTGAATCCATGTTCTCCGAACATGAGCGCGACGGAGCCCTTTGGAAAATTGAATGGAAATCGGTCAATGAGGTCGTCATCCTGACCGGCGCCATTGCGGCGAAAGCAAAAAAACTGCTTGGCAATCTGACTGTCGACCCCGAAAGGATGCGCCGGAATCTTGATCTTTTAAAGGGGCTGATGATGTCCGAACCGGTGATGCTGAAACTGGGCGAAAAGGTGGGCAAGCAAACCGCTCATGAAATCATTTATGAAATCTCGATGGACACGTTTGAAGAAAACGCCGACTTCTTCGATAAGCTGAAAGAGAATAAAATCGTTTCCGACAACATTTCGGGAAAGGAACTGAAAGAACTGCTGGACCCGACGGCGTATACCGGAAAGAGCTCTTATTTCGCCCATCGGGTTTCCGAAAACATCAAAAGGGCGCGGCTGAACGATGAGAGCGCCTGAGGGAACCGCGATGAAATTCAGAATGGAACATGATACCCTGGGGGAAGTCCAGGTTCCCGGGGACTGCTACTGGGGGGCGCAGACGCAGCGCAGCTACAACAACTTTAAAATCGGATCGGAAAAAATGCCGGCCGAAATCATCCGGGCCTTTGCGGTGATGAAAAAAGCCGCCGCGGCAGCAAATGAAAAGCTCGGGATCCTGGATCCCAAGAGGGCGAAGACCATTCGCGATGTCTGCGACGAGATATTGGAGGGAAAATTGGACGATCAGTTTCCTCTGGCGGTCTGGCAGACGGGAAGCGGCACGCAGTCGAACATGAATATCAACGAGGTCATCGCCAACCGGGGAAATGAAATTCTGGGTGAAAAGCTTCTTCACCCAAACGACCATGTCAACAAATCGCAGAGCTCGAACGACACGTTTCCCACGGCGATGCACATTTCCGCTTTGGTCAGCATTGAGGACCGGCTCCTCCCCGCGGTCAGGATGCTGGAGGAAACGTTCCATGACCTGTCGGTCCGGTATCAATCGGTCATCAAGACCGGGCGGACTCATCTGCAGGATGCGACCCCGCTTACTCTGGGGCAGGAAATCAGCGGATGGGAAGAAATGATGCGGAAGAACGGTCAAATGATTCATTCCGCCGCGGAAAACCTGAAGGAGCTTGCCTTGGGAGGAACGGCGGTCGGAACCGGGCTGAACGCGCCGAAGGAATTCGGGACTCTCGCAGCGGAGGAAATTTCCAGACTGACCGGAAAAGAATTCATCTCCGCCCCCAATAAATTTCACTCTCTTACCAGCAAAGACGAACTCGTATTCACTCACGGAGCCTTAAAGGCGCTTGCGGCAAACCTGATGAAGATTGCGAACGATGTGCGGTGGCTTTCCAGCGGCCCGCGGTGCGGCATCGGAGAATTGACCATACCCGCCAATGAGCCCGGGAGTTCCATTATGCCGGGCAAAGTAAATCCGACTCAATGCGAAGCCCTTACCATGGTTTCAGTCCAGGTGATGGCAAACGATGTCGCCGTCGGAATGGCGGCCTCCCAGGGAAACTTTGAATTGAATGTCTTTATGCCCGTCTGCATCTACAATTTTTTACAGTCGGTTGTCCTGCTGACCGATTCCATCCTCTCGTTCCGGGATCACTGCGCGGTGGGAATCCAGCCGAATCTTACAAAGATCAATGAAAACCTGGACCGCTCCCTCATGCTGGTCACCGCGCTGAGCCCGCACATCGGCTATGAGAATGCCGCCAAAATCGCGCAGACCGCACAGCGGGAGGGCACCACTTTAAAGCAGGCGGCAGTGGAACTGGAGATGCTTTCGGCTGACCGCTTTGATGAACTCGTCCGGCCGGAAAAAATGGTGGCGCCCTTCTGAAAAGGTCCGGCGGCGTGTTTTTTCTCGAATTTTATAGATGAACAGGGGGTCCTTTTTTTGGATTATGCGAAAGAATCGCTCAGGCTTCACGCTTTCTGGAAAGGCAAGTTGGAGGTCGTTTCGAAAGTCCCCGTCACCAACAGCCGGGAACTGGCGCTGGCCTATACTCCCGGCGTGGCACAGCCATGCCTTGAGATTCAAAAGGACATTGGCAAAAGCTTTGACCTGACGGGACGATGGAACACGATTGCCGTTGTGACCGACGGCTCCGCGGTCCTCGGGCTGGGGGACATCGGGCCGGAGGCGGGAATGCCCGTCATGGAGGGCAAATGCGTGCTGTTCAAAGCCTTTGGCGGCGTGGATGCCTTTCCGCTCTGCGTCAGGACCAAGGACG
This window contains:
- the fumC gene encoding class II fumarate hydratase; this encodes MKFRMEHDTLGEVQVPGDCYWGAQTQRSYNNFKIGSEKMPAEIIRAFAVMKKAAAAANEKLGILDPKRAKTIRDVCDEILEGKLDDQFPLAVWQTGSGTQSNMNINEVIANRGNEILGEKLLHPNDHVNKSQSSNDTFPTAMHISALVSIEDRLLPAVRMLEETFHDLSVRYQSVIKTGRTHLQDATPLTLGQEISGWEEMMRKNGQMIHSAAENLKELALGGTAVGTGLNAPKEFGTLAAEEISRLTGKEFISAPNKFHSLTSKDELVFTHGALKALAANLMKIANDVRWLSSGPRCGIGELTIPANEPGSSIMPGKVNPTQCEALTMVSVQVMANDVAVGMAASQGNFELNVFMPVCIYNFLQSVVLLTDSILSFRDHCAVGIQPNLTKINENLDRSLMLVTALSPHIGYENAAKIAQTAQREGTTLKQAAVELEMLSADRFDELVRPEKMVAPF
- the purB gene encoding adenylosuccinate lyase, coding for MACNMLDSLLFRNVFSTPTMRKIFDDKAILQNWLDIEAALAQTQAELDIIPKEAAEEITRKAKVENLNISEIEEGINAIGHSLVPTLRNLQKVCDGNYGEYIHLGATTQDIIDTGFMMAIKRGFQVIYQDLRDVEEAVLQLTDQYADTVMAGRTHSQQAIPITFGYKTAVWASEIRRDIERMKECRKRDFVGELAGAVGTMAGFGDRAVEVSDRTILRLGLDIPEIAWHSSRDRMAEIVSVLGMVSCTLGKIGNEVASLQQTETAELAEKFKKGAVGSSTMPHKRNPVIPETLHTLARLAKSSMSASFESMFSEHERDGALWKIEWKSVNEVVILTGAIAAKAKKLLGNLTVDPERMRRNLDLLKGLMMSEPVMLKLGEKVGKQTAHEIIYEISMDTFEENADFFDKLKENKIVSDNISGKELKELLDPTAYTGKSSYFAHRVSENIKRARLNDESA